A single genomic interval of Malania oleifera isolate guangnan ecotype guangnan chromosome 13, ASM2987363v1, whole genome shotgun sequence harbors:
- the LOC131146003 gene encoding uncharacterized protein LOC131146003 isoform X2: MDKTMGNPEKLKKRVAFVLIDGLGDVSLPRLGYKTPLQAAKIPNLDAIASAGVNGLVDPVEVRLACGSDTAHLSLLGYDPRVYYWGRGAFESMGAGLAMSLGDIAFKAIDDAGHDKASILKARALEAVDRAVGQLVRLL, from the exons ATGGATAAAACCATGGGGAATCCTGAGAAGCTGAAGAAAAGAGTGGCTTTTGTCCTGATAGATGGGCTGGGCGATGTGTCCTTGCCAAGGCTTGGATACAAGACGCCTTTGCAAGCGGCTAAGATACCCAATTTAGATGCCATTGCTTCTGCTGGAGTTAATGGTCTCGTGGATCCTGTTGAAGTGCGATTGGCTTGCGGCAGTGACACAGCCCACCTTTCTTtattgggttatgaccctagagTTTATTACTGGGGGCGTGGTGCTTTTGAGTCCATGGGTGCTGGATTGGCAATGTCTCTTGGGGATATTGCATTTAAG GCAATAGATGATGCTGGTCATGATAAGGCAAGCATCTTGAAAGCCAGAGCACTGGAAGCTGTTGACCGAGCTGTAGGGCAGCTGGTCAGGCTCCTCTGA
- the LOC131146003 gene encoding uncharacterized protein LOC131146003 isoform X1: MCFLCVPFTVRGGEGNYSMDKTMGNPEKLKKRVAFVLIDGLGDVSLPRLGYKTPLQAAKIPNLDAIASAGVNGLVDPVEVRLACGSDTAHLSLLGYDPRVYYWGRGAFESMGAGLAMSLGDIAFKAIDDAGHDKASILKARALEAVDRAVGQLVRLL; the protein is encoded by the exons ATGTGCTTTCTCTGTGTGCCCTTCACTGTTAGAGGTGGGGAAGGTAATTATAGCATGGATAAAACCATGGGGAATCCTGAGAAGCTGAAGAAAAGAGTGGCTTTTGTCCTGATAGATGGGCTGGGCGATGTGTCCTTGCCAAGGCTTGGATACAAGACGCCTTTGCAAGCGGCTAAGATACCCAATTTAGATGCCATTGCTTCTGCTGGAGTTAATGGTCTCGTGGATCCTGTTGAAGTGCGATTGGCTTGCGGCAGTGACACAGCCCACCTTTCTTtattgggttatgaccctagagTTTATTACTGGGGGCGTGGTGCTTTTGAGTCCATGGGTGCTGGATTGGCAATGTCTCTTGGGGATATTGCATTTAAG GCAATAGATGATGCTGGTCATGATAAGGCAAGCATCTTGAAAGCCAGAGCACTGGAAGCTGTTGACCGAGCTGTAGGGCAGCTGGTCAGGCTCCTCTGA
- the LOC131146003 gene encoding uncharacterized protein LOC131146003 isoform X3: protein MCFLCVPFTVRGGEGNYSMDKTMGNPEKLKKRVAFVLIDGLGDVSLPRLGYKTPLQAAKIPNLDAIASAGVNGLVDPVEVRLACGSDTAHLSLLGYDPRVYYWGRGAFESMGAGLAMSLGDIAFKHCCRQ, encoded by the exons ATGTGCTTTCTCTGTGTGCCCTTCACTGTTAGAGGTGGGGAAGGTAATTATAGCATGGATAAAACCATGGGGAATCCTGAGAAGCTGAAGAAAAGAGTGGCTTTTGTCCTGATAGATGGGCTGGGCGATGTGTCCTTGCCAAGGCTTGGATACAAGACGCCTTTGCAAGCGGCTAAGATACCCAATTTAGATGCCATTGCTTCTGCTGGAGTTAATGGTCTCGTGGATCCTGTTGAAGTGCGATTGGCTTGCGGCAGTGACACAGCCCACCTTTCTTtattgggttatgaccctagagTTTATTACTGGGGGCGTGGTGCTTTTGAGTCCATGGGTGCTGGATTGGCAATGTCTCTTGGGGATATTGCATTTAAG CATTGTTGCAGGCAATAG
- the LOC131145774 gene encoding uncharacterized protein LOC131145774 produces the protein MPTFERYKGFSDPIDHLDNFKMLMQLQGALDAIMCRAFATTLKGTTRDWYRTLPPGSIGSFPEMEQLFTGHFLSSWRIAKTTGHLMSMAQGEQETLKNFMHRFNTAILEIHNLDMGVTLAALTTTLQPRSFLYSLGKKPPVDMRELMVRAQKYINLEEMMDTRGSCIERKRKNNSRETGESYRSAKRHETSGLHAGPKMRGQHNKFSTYTPLNVLRSELLMHIRKKDYIS, from the coding sequence atgcccacctttgaaaggTACAAAGGTTTTTCTGACCCAATTGATCACCtggataattttaaaatgttgatgcagttgcaaggAGCTCTAGACGCCATTATGTGTCGAGCTTTTGCAACTACCCTTAAAGGTACTACCAGAGATTGGTACCGAACTCTGCCACCCGGATCCATTGGTTCCTTCCCAGAGATGGAACAATTGTtcaccggccacttccttagtagctGGAGAATTGCTAAAACAACAGGTCATCTCATGAGTATGGCGCAAGGGGAGCAGGAGACTCTAAAGAACTTCATGCATCGATTTAACACAGCAATCCTAGAAATCCACAACTTAGACATGGGGGTGACTTTGGCAGCCTTGACAACGACTCTCCAGCCTAGAAGCTTCTTATACTCCCTAGGGAAAAAACCGCCAGTGGATATGAGGGAATTGATGGTCCGAGCACAGAAATACAtcaacctggaggagatgatggatacgagAGGAAGTTGCATAGAGCGGAAAAGGAAAAACAATAGCAGAGAAACGGGAGAATCCTATAGATCCGCAAAAAGACATGAGACTAGTGGGCTACATGCGGGCCCAAAGATGAGAGGACAacacaacaagttctccacctacacacccctgaATGTACTGCGCTCAGAATTACTGATGCATATCAGAAAGAAGGACTACATCTCGTGA